In Bos indicus isolate NIAB-ARS_2022 breed Sahiwal x Tharparkar chromosome 2, NIAB-ARS_B.indTharparkar_mat_pri_1.0, whole genome shotgun sequence, a single genomic region encodes these proteins:
- the PTP4A2 gene encoding protein tyrosine phosphatase type IVA 2 → MNRPAPVEISYENMRFLITHNPTNATLNKFTEELKKYGVTTLVRVCDATYDKAPVEKEGIHVLDWPFDDGAPPPNQIVDDWLNLLKTKFREEPGCCVAVHCVAGLGRAPVLVALALIECGMKYEDAVQFIRQKRRGAFNSKQLLYLEKYRPKMRLRFRDTNGHCCVQ, encoded by the exons ATGAACCGTCCAGCCCCTGTGGAGATCTCTTATGAGAACATGCGTTTTTTGATAACCCACAACCCTACCAATGCTACCCTCAACAAGTTCACAGAG gaACTTAAGAAGTATGGAGTGACAACTTTGGTTCGAGTTTGTGATGCTACATATGATAAAGCACCAGTTGAAAAAGAAGGAATCCACGTTCTA GATTGGCCTTTTGACGATGGAGCGCCACCCCCTAATCAGATAGTAGATGATTGGCTAAACCTACTAAAAACCAAATTTCGTGAAGAACCAGGTTGCTGTGTTGCAGTGCATTGTGTTGCAGGATTGGGAAG GGCACCTGTGCTAGTTGCACTTGCTTTGATTGAATGTGGAATGAAGTACGAGGATGCAGTTCAGTTTATAAGACA aaaaagaaggggAGCATTCAATTCCAAACAGCTGCTTTACCTGGAGAAATACCGACCTAAGATGCGATTACGCTTCAGAGATACCAACGGGCATTGCTGTGTTCAGTAA